The Listeria sp. PSOL-1 genome includes a region encoding these proteins:
- the gmk gene encoding guanylate kinase, which translates to MADRGLLIVLSGPSGVGKGTVREAIFKDPETRFEYSISMTTRRPRDGEKDGIDYYFRSRAEFEEAIREGKMLEYAEYVGNYYGTPLEYVEEKLASGIDIFLEIEVQGALQVKEKMPEGVFVFLTPPDLAELKNRIIGRGTESLDIVDERMETARKEIELMSSYDYAVVNDLVPEAVRKIKAIIETEHLKTKRVIHHYKKMLEGLK; encoded by the coding sequence ATGGCTGACCGTGGTTTATTAATCGTTTTATCTGGACCATCTGGCGTTGGAAAAGGTACTGTTCGTGAGGCGATTTTTAAAGATCCAGAAACGCGTTTTGAATATTCGATTTCAATGACGACAAGACGCCCGCGTGATGGTGAAAAAGATGGCATCGATTATTATTTTCGTTCGCGCGCTGAGTTTGAAGAGGCAATCCGTGAAGGAAAAATGCTTGAGTACGCTGAGTACGTAGGGAATTATTACGGAACCCCCCTTGAATATGTAGAAGAAAAACTAGCAAGTGGGATTGATATTTTTTTAGAAATTGAAGTACAAGGCGCTTTACAAGTAAAAGAAAAGATGCCAGAAGGTGTATTTGTCTTTTTAACGCCACCTGATTTAGCTGAACTTAAAAATCGCATTATTGGAAGAGGGACTGAATCCCTTGATATTGTGGATGAGCGAATGGAAACAGCACGCAAAGAAATCGAACTTATGAGCTCTTATGATTATGCTGTTGTCAACGATCTAGTTCCTGAAGCTGTTCGCAAAATTAAAGCCATCATTGAAACTGAACACTTAAAAACCAAGCGAGTCATTCATCACTATAAAAAAATGTTAGAGGGGTTAAAATAA
- the rpoZ gene encoding DNA-directed RNA polymerase subunit omega, with protein sequence MLNPSIDNLLLKINSKYSLVTISAKRARELQATGKKGVLPSYESHKFVGKALEEIHAGKLVLVDQED encoded by the coding sequence ATGTTAAATCCATCAATTGATAATTTATTGTTAAAAATCAACTCAAAGTATTCGCTAGTTACTATTTCAGCAAAACGTGCACGTGAGCTTCAAGCAACCGGTAAAAAAGGCGTGCTTCCAAGCTATGAATCGCATAAATTCGTTGGAAAAGCACTAGAAGAAATCCATGCCGGCAAGCTTGTTCTTGTTGATCAAGAAGATTAA
- a CDS encoding YicC/YloC family endoribonuclease translates to MLKSMTGFGQASSVSEDLKVTVEVKAVNHRYLECVFRMPRQLNYLESRLKKTINQKLRRGRIECFFVVEGGTFIEQGLVVDWELADHYYRFLKQAGNHYQLDEQITLRHLLAGQTHFLEVKEGTGVHPELEALLLEAFNKAIDRLDEMRSMEGNELSLHFKNRLENLMGSLKEIEEAIPEVEKNYQEKLTARLEQFVGEEFDQNTVLTELALFLEKADIREEIERLHSHVKQFFQILQEDGAIGRKLDFLIQEMNREVNTIGSKAGSLKVTENVVEMKTTLEQIREQVQNVE, encoded by the coding sequence ATGTTGAAAAGCATGACCGGTTTTGGACAAGCGAGTTCTGTTTCAGAGGATTTAAAAGTAACCGTAGAAGTAAAAGCTGTTAATCATCGTTATTTGGAGTGTGTTTTTCGCATGCCAAGACAGCTAAATTACCTTGAATCAAGACTTAAAAAAACGATCAACCAAAAACTAAGACGCGGTCGCATCGAATGCTTTTTTGTGGTGGAAGGCGGCACTTTTATTGAGCAAGGGCTTGTTGTAGATTGGGAGCTAGCTGATCATTATTACCGCTTTTTAAAACAGGCGGGGAATCATTATCAGTTGGATGAACAAATCACACTTCGTCACTTGCTTGCTGGTCAGACTCATTTTTTAGAAGTAAAAGAAGGCACTGGTGTTCATCCAGAACTTGAGGCACTTCTTTTAGAGGCTTTTAACAAAGCGATCGATCGACTTGATGAAATGAGGAGTATGGAAGGAAATGAACTTTCGCTTCATTTTAAAAATCGGTTAGAGAACCTTATGGGAAGTTTAAAAGAAATTGAAGAAGCGATCCCAGAGGTCGAAAAAAACTATCAAGAGAAGTTAACGGCACGCCTCGAACAATTTGTTGGGGAAGAATTTGATCAAAATACGGTTTTAACTGAGCTAGCACTATTTCTTGAAAAAGCAGATATTCGTGAAGAGATCGAACGACTTCATAGCCATGTAAAGCAATTTTTCCAGATTTTACAAGAAGACGGGGCAATTGGTAGAAAACTAGATTTTTTAATCCAGGAAATGAATCGTGAAGTCAATACAATTGGTTCAAAAGCAGGATCACTTAAAGTAACTGAAAACGTTGTTGAAATGAAAACAACGCTTGAACAAATCCGTGAACAAGTACAAAATGTTGAATGA